A region from the Achromobacter seleniivolatilans genome encodes:
- a CDS encoding sensor histidine kinase, translating into MKRKYYRTAGTWLTLLALWLVSVWSAAAHAQTAPLRLDAHGGMQDAAGYLERLDDPDGRLDAMTAAGADGWRALPGSLSAGFTPATVWLRLPVQVDEMPSGGWMLRLGNALLDDVRVYRAQGHGWTELGRSGEDLARGRWPVDYRSPVIQFDPPGVGSYVLLVRLQSKNALATRVEVWPRLAFDNQSRREGLLFGLYFGFYLLLICLHAVFWWTTRAPMSGLFLAYIGNCVFNEVMSLGLVQQLTGLPVGWSDRMLGVGIAISLPVAMRLAVRQLDLKALYPRTMRWMDRMVWSIAIACAVLVVAGHYGWGMQPIQLLALMMIVGFSTLAGYLLWRGWRPARFFAVAFGVFYVGVLIAFLRNLGVLPVNAFTEYVSTLGTMLHMLLLSLYIMGRHERERRLKERQQANLAADLARQHSQRLELEVAQRTADMQSEIQRRVQLEEELRTSLESERLVFAEQRDFVAMVSHEFRTPLAIITTSAQQLSRNLAAPLEKSLARCGNIRGAAMRLLTLVDEYLTDDRMREPQADLRPAQCDVLALLADLDREFPPGRVQIEAGSGGHILICDAGLLRIALRNLLANADRHCAPGGQVQVNLREEGERLQIEVANPGNLIAPVEQDRLFQKYYRGQNALRHPGAGLGLYLVRSIAERLGGSVVLKSAGGDDPVSFCLSLPRARST; encoded by the coding sequence ATGAAACGGAAATATTACCGCACGGCAGGAACGTGGCTGACGCTGCTGGCGCTATGGCTGGTCAGCGTATGGAGCGCTGCGGCGCATGCGCAAACGGCGCCTTTGCGTCTGGATGCGCATGGCGGCATGCAGGATGCGGCGGGTTATCTTGAGCGCCTGGACGACCCCGATGGCCGGCTGGATGCGATGACCGCCGCAGGGGCTGACGGCTGGCGCGCATTGCCGGGCAGTCTGAGCGCGGGCTTCACGCCCGCCACCGTCTGGCTGCGTCTGCCGGTGCAGGTTGATGAGATGCCATCTGGCGGCTGGATGCTTCGGCTTGGTAATGCGCTGCTGGATGACGTGCGCGTATACCGTGCGCAGGGCCACGGGTGGACAGAGCTTGGCCGTAGCGGCGAAGACCTGGCGCGCGGGCGTTGGCCTGTGGACTATCGCAGCCCTGTGATTCAGTTTGATCCGCCCGGCGTGGGTTCCTATGTGCTGCTGGTGCGTTTGCAGAGCAAGAACGCGTTGGCGACGCGGGTGGAAGTCTGGCCGCGGCTGGCGTTTGATAATCAGTCCCGGCGTGAAGGCTTGTTGTTCGGGCTGTATTTCGGCTTCTATCTGCTGCTGATCTGCCTGCACGCCGTGTTCTGGTGGACAACGCGCGCGCCGATGAGCGGTCTGTTCCTGGCCTATATCGGCAACTGTGTTTTCAATGAAGTGATGTCTTTGGGGCTGGTGCAGCAGTTGACGGGCCTGCCCGTCGGCTGGAGCGACCGCATGCTGGGCGTGGGCATCGCGATCAGCCTGCCCGTGGCTATGCGCCTTGCTGTCCGGCAATTGGATCTTAAGGCACTGTATCCGCGCACCATGCGCTGGATGGACCGGATGGTTTGGAGCATCGCTATTGCGTGCGCGGTGCTGGTCGTGGCCGGGCACTACGGATGGGGCATGCAGCCGATACAGTTGCTGGCCTTGATGATGATTGTGGGGTTCTCCACCCTGGCGGGGTATTTGCTGTGGCGCGGCTGGCGGCCGGCCCGCTTTTTCGCGGTGGCTTTCGGTGTGTTCTACGTGGGGGTGCTGATCGCCTTCTTGCGCAATCTGGGCGTGCTGCCTGTGAACGCCTTCACCGAATACGTATCAACGCTGGGCACCATGTTGCACATGCTGTTGCTCAGCCTGTACATCATGGGGCGGCATGAGCGCGAGCGGCGCCTGAAGGAACGGCAGCAGGCCAATCTGGCGGCGGACCTTGCGCGTCAGCACAGCCAGCGGCTGGAGCTGGAGGTGGCGCAACGCACGGCTGACATGCAAAGCGAAATCCAGCGCAGGGTGCAGCTGGAAGAGGAATTGCGCACGTCTTTGGAGTCAGAGCGGTTGGTCTTTGCTGAACAGCGCGACTTCGTGGCGATGGTGTCGCACGAGTTCCGCACGCCGCTGGCCATCATTACGACGTCTGCTCAACAGCTGAGCCGCAACCTGGCTGCGCCGCTTGAGAAAAGCCTGGCGCGCTGCGGAAATATCCGAGGCGCGGCGATGCGGCTTTTGACGCTGGTCGATGAATACCTGACAGACGACCGCATGCGCGAACCGCAAGCAGATCTGCGTCCGGCGCAGTGTGATGTGCTGGCGCTGCTGGCGGACCTGGATCGTGAGTTTCCGCCAGGCCGGGTACAGATCGAGGCAGGCTCCGGCGGCCATATTCTGATCTGCGACGCCGGCCTGCTGCGTATCGCATTGCGTAATTTGTTGGCCAACGCGGACCGGCATTGCGCGCCGGGTGGGCAGGTGCAGGTCAATCTTCGGGAAGAGGGCGAGCGCCTGCAAATCGAAGTCGCCAACCCCGGAAATTTGATCGCTCCGGTCGAGCAGGACCGGCTTTTCCAGAAGTATTACCGTGGTCAGAACGCGCTGCGCCATCCGGGCGCGGGGCTGGGTTTGTATTTGGTCAGAAGCATTGCAGAGCGGCTGGGCGGTTCGGTGGTGCTGAAGTCCGCGGGGGGAGACGACCCCGTGAGTTTCTGCCTGAGTTTGCCCCGGGCGCGATCGACGTAA
- a CDS encoding TonB-dependent receptor encodes MSHSSPAAAPPAKPLTCRTAARAWGLPLALAVALSSVWTPAAQAQEALAGTGQAADLLTLDIPAAPLNQVLARLANESGVLLAASPDLVAGRQSGGVRGRYTRAQALAQALSGTGLRATQVAPNQYRLSVAPEAGTATLEPVTVTGSGLSSALPPVYAGGQVASGGRIGLLGNRDDMDTPFSATQYTSKLIEDQQAQNIGDVLVNDPSVRNTYSRGAGRDEFNIRGFTLFNYDVSFNGLYGVSPRNSSSLIGVERVEVLRGPNALLNGMAPYGSVGGSINLVPKRAGPDPLNRFTLSYIGDSQFGAHADLARRYGDSQEWGVRLNVAGSGGDLPMDGAKESLGAVALGLDYQSERFRVEGDINYQNRNTDARSGLLFPPPEGVKIGAAPDARGNFFPSWTYWKTKEWSGALRAEFDVTPDWTVYGAVGARKHDFQSMQTSWLMLDGDGNIGAVPARLNESLISKTAEAGVRGRVMTGPIKHEPALSASVLDIDYSSARIRSRTVFSNIYQPADLPKPDIARPGDLPKTSESRLYSIALADTISFADDRVQLIAGFRHQTIESANFDAATGKRASEYDKSAITPAFALTVRPTERLSLYGNYIEGLSQGGTAPEGSVNAGEVFAPAIAKQFELGAKYDFGQFATTLSAFQIEQPSSFLDPATRRYVANGQQRNRGLEFLVQGDAARGVRLLGGVAYTDARLTRTEGGVNDGNRAPAAPRFQFNAAAEWDTPFLPGLTLTARMLRTSQQYVDVGNTQEIPGWTRFDVGARYAFKANGTPMVVRATVENVLNKNYWQSAAREGLTVGAPLTVLLSVSAEF; translated from the coding sequence ATGTCCCATTCTTCCCCCGCCGCAGCGCCGCCCGCCAAGCCCCTAACGTGCCGGACAGCTGCCCGGGCTTGGGGCCTTCCTTTAGCGCTTGCCGTGGCGTTGTCATCGGTTTGGACGCCCGCCGCGCAGGCGCAAGAGGCATTGGCGGGAACGGGGCAGGCAGCGGATTTGTTGACCCTGGATATTCCTGCTGCGCCCTTGAATCAGGTGTTGGCGCGGCTTGCCAATGAGTCAGGTGTTTTGCTGGCGGCCAGCCCGGATCTGGTGGCAGGGCGTCAAAGCGGCGGGGTGCGCGGACGCTACACGCGTGCGCAAGCGCTCGCCCAGGCCTTGTCCGGCACCGGGCTGCGCGCTACGCAAGTGGCGCCGAACCAGTATCGGCTGAGTGTGGCGCCGGAAGCCGGGACCGCAACGCTGGAGCCGGTAACCGTGACCGGCAGCGGGCTGTCCAGCGCATTGCCGCCCGTCTATGCCGGCGGCCAGGTGGCGAGCGGAGGCCGTATCGGCCTGCTGGGCAATCGCGACGATATGGACACGCCTTTCAGCGCCACGCAGTACACGTCAAAACTGATCGAAGATCAGCAGGCGCAGAACATCGGGGACGTGCTCGTCAATGATCCTTCTGTACGCAATACCTATTCACGCGGCGCGGGCCGTGACGAGTTCAATATTCGCGGGTTCACGCTGTTTAACTACGATGTGTCCTTCAACGGCTTGTATGGCGTGTCGCCGCGCAACTCGAGTTCGTTGATCGGTGTGGAGCGCGTGGAAGTGCTGCGTGGCCCCAATGCCTTATTGAACGGCATGGCGCCTTATGGCTCCGTGGGCGGGTCGATCAACCTTGTACCCAAGCGGGCGGGCCCCGACCCATTGAACCGGTTTACGCTGTCCTACATTGGCGACAGCCAGTTTGGCGCGCATGCCGACCTTGCGCGGCGCTATGGCGACAGCCAGGAATGGGGTGTGCGGCTGAACGTGGCGGGCAGCGGTGGCGACCTGCCCATGGATGGGGCAAAGGAAAGTTTGGGCGCGGTGGCGTTGGGCCTGGACTACCAGAGCGAGCGCTTTCGCGTTGAGGGCGACATCAACTATCAGAACCGCAACACCGATGCCCGCAGCGGCTTGCTGTTCCCGCCGCCCGAGGGCGTGAAGATCGGCGCAGCGCCCGATGCACGAGGAAATTTCTTCCCGTCCTGGACATACTGGAAAACAAAAGAGTGGTCGGGCGCGCTGCGCGCCGAGTTCGACGTGACGCCGGATTGGACCGTGTATGGGGCCGTGGGTGCGCGCAAGCACGATTTTCAGAGCATGCAAACGAGTTGGCTGATGTTGGATGGCGACGGCAACATCGGCGCCGTGCCGGCCCGCCTGAATGAATCGCTGATCAGCAAGACAGCCGAGGCAGGCGTGCGAGGCCGTGTAATGACGGGGCCGATCAAACACGAGCCTGCGCTAAGTGCGAGCGTTCTGGATATCGATTACTCGTCAGCCCGTATCCGGTCGCGCACGGTTTTCTCGAACATTTATCAGCCTGCTGACCTGCCCAAGCCGGATATCGCCCGCCCCGGAGATCTGCCCAAGACCAGCGAATCTCGCTTGTACAGCATCGCCTTGGCCGACACGATATCGTTCGCCGACGACCGGGTGCAGCTGATCGCGGGCTTCAGACACCAGACGATCGAATCGGCCAACTTCGATGCGGCTACCGGAAAGCGCGCCTCTGAGTACGACAAATCCGCGATCACGCCCGCCTTTGCGCTGACAGTGCGGCCTACGGAACGGTTGTCGCTGTATGGAAACTACATTGAAGGCTTGAGCCAGGGCGGCACTGCGCCGGAAGGCTCCGTGAATGCGGGAGAAGTGTTTGCCCCCGCTATTGCCAAGCAGTTTGAGCTTGGAGCCAAGTATGACTTCGGCCAGTTTGCCACCACGTTGAGCGCTTTTCAGATTGAACAGCCCAGCAGCTTTTTGGACCCCGCGACTCGGCGCTATGTGGCGAATGGCCAGCAACGAAACCGGGGCCTGGAGTTTTTGGTGCAAGGCGATGCGGCTCGCGGCGTCCGGCTGCTCGGCGGGGTGGCGTACACCGACGCGCGCCTGACTCGCACCGAGGGCGGTGTCAACGACGGGAATCGGGCGCCGGCAGCGCCCCGCTTTCAATTCAATGCCGCGGCGGAGTGGGATACGCCTTTTCTGCCGGGCCTGACGCTGACCGCGCGGATGTTGCGTACCAGTCAGCAGTACGTAGACGTGGGCAATACGCAGGAGATCCCCGGCTGGACCCGCTTTGATGTAGGGGCGCGTTATGCCTTCAAGGCCAACGGTACGCCGATGGTCGTTCGCGCTACGGTCGAAAACGTGTTGAATAAAAACTACTGGCAGTCTGCTGCGCGTGAAGGCTTGACCGTAGGGGCGCCGTTGACGGTATTGCTGTCCGTGTCGGCAGAATTCTGA
- a CDS encoding SDR family oxidoreductase: MSESLKGKRVLVTAGAQGIGLAIARKFLAAGATVHICDVDANACQAVMDEHPSLSVSLTDVSNEAQVLSLYDELSRKWGKLDALINNAGVSGPTSRLEDTTLDAWQNTLDVNLTGAFLCARSAVPLLQAAGGGAIVNVSSVAGRLGFSLRTPYSASKFGMAGLTQTWAMELGPSNIRVNSVLPGVVSGDRVERVIAARAAAGGVSNDEMREQLVEKVSMRRMTTPQDVANQVAYLCSDEGAIISGQSISVCGNVEHLG, from the coding sequence ATGAGCGAATCTCTGAAAGGAAAGCGGGTTCTGGTCACGGCGGGCGCACAAGGCATAGGCCTGGCGATCGCCCGGAAATTCCTGGCGGCGGGCGCCACCGTACATATTTGCGACGTGGACGCCAATGCCTGCCAGGCAGTGATGGATGAGCACCCCTCGTTAAGCGTCAGCCTGACAGATGTGTCCAACGAGGCTCAGGTGCTTTCCCTGTACGACGAACTGTCCAGAAAGTGGGGAAAGCTGGATGCGCTGATCAACAATGCGGGCGTCTCTGGACCGACAAGCCGGCTGGAAGACACCACGCTGGATGCCTGGCAGAACACGCTGGATGTGAATCTGACCGGCGCCTTTCTTTGCGCGCGCAGTGCGGTGCCCCTGCTGCAGGCGGCCGGGGGCGGCGCCATCGTCAATGTCTCGTCGGTGGCGGGCCGTTTGGGCTTTTCGCTGCGCACCCCCTATAGCGCCAGCAAGTTCGGCATGGCGGGTTTGACCCAAACCTGGGCGATGGAGCTGGGTCCGTCCAATATCCGGGTCAATTCCGTTTTGCCGGGCGTGGTGTCCGGCGACCGGGTGGAGCGGGTGATTGCTGCCCGCGCGGCCGCTGGCGGTGTCAGCAATGACGAGATGCGCGAGCAACTGGTTGAGAAGGTGTCGATGCGGCGCATGACGACCCCGCAGGATGTTGCCAATCAGGTGGCCTATTTGTGCTCGGACGAGGGCGCAATCATCAGCGGCCAAAGTATTTCGGTCTGCGGCAACGTCGAACACCTGGGTTGA
- a CDS encoding 3-keto-5-aminohexanoate cleavage protein, whose amino-acid sequence MAKRKVIVTIAPTGGMAFKSQNPHLPTQPAEIAEDVYRCYNAGASVVALHARRPDDQATCDPAIYRDMNQRIRERCDIVLNNSTGGGVHGDMVKETYPGNWEILWEERIRGMDAGAEMCTLDATTLNLAFGDREYLMNTPLSKARELAAGMKARGIKPEWEVFSPTHILQDATTLIDEGLDEAPHFINLVMNVHRNFQNAMPFSPRHLQMMVDLLPKNSIFCVSGIGPSQLEANISALLLGGHARVGLEDNLYYRHGELATNVQLTERVVRIIREMDMEPATPAEAREILGLPQKSGIRPEFAI is encoded by the coding sequence ATCCGCATCTGCCAACACAACCGGCGGAGATCGCCGAGGACGTTTACCGCTGCTACAACGCGGGAGCCAGCGTGGTGGCGCTGCACGCGCGCCGGCCGGACGATCAGGCCACGTGCGACCCGGCGATCTACCGCGACATGAATCAGCGCATCCGCGAGCGCTGCGACATCGTGCTGAACAATTCAACTGGTGGCGGCGTCCATGGCGATATGGTCAAAGAGACCTATCCCGGCAACTGGGAGATATTGTGGGAAGAGCGTATCCGGGGCATGGATGCTGGCGCTGAGATGTGCACGCTGGACGCCACGACACTGAATCTGGCATTCGGCGATCGCGAATATCTGATGAATACACCGTTGAGCAAGGCTCGCGAGCTGGCGGCGGGCATGAAGGCGCGCGGAATCAAACCCGAGTGGGAAGTCTTCAGTCCTACCCACATTCTGCAAGACGCTACGACCTTGATTGATGAGGGCCTGGACGAAGCGCCGCATTTCATTAATCTGGTCATGAATGTGCATCGGAATTTCCAGAATGCGATGCCGTTTTCGCCGCGCCATCTGCAAATGATGGTGGACCTGTTGCCGAAGAACAGCATCTTCTGCGTGAGCGGGATTGGGCCGTCGCAATTGGAAGCCAATATTAGCGCGCTGCTGTTGGGCGGCCATGCGCGTGTTGGTCTGGAAGACAATCTGTACTACCGCCACGGAGAGCTTGCGACCAACGTCCAGTTGACCGAGCGCGTCGTACGCATCATCCGGGAAATGGATATGGAGCCAGCCACACCTGCCGAGGCGCGTGAAATCCTGGGCCTTCCGCAAAAGAGCGGCATCCGCCCCGAGTTCGCGATCTGA
- a CDS encoding sigma-70 family RNA polymerase sigma factor, giving the protein MKGSERFSNDFERLYGNHHSWLLAWVNWRLGNAADAADLAHDAFVRLLTRPCHFDTAQQARTYLRKMANGMCVDLWRRRSLEQAWLDALATQPEPVTSSAEQQAIVLEALGEIDAMLRELPPKAAHAFVMAVACEMTDQEVADVLNVSSRMVRKYVAQAMLCCMKLEARLAAGLPENKGEPPMLAPCVAAL; this is encoded by the coding sequence GTGAAGGGTTCGGAACGCTTTTCCAATGACTTCGAGCGTCTGTATGGCAACCATCACAGCTGGTTGCTGGCCTGGGTGAATTGGCGCCTGGGCAATGCGGCGGATGCCGCCGATCTGGCGCATGACGCATTTGTGCGCCTGCTGACGCGGCCCTGCCATTTCGACACCGCCCAGCAGGCCCGGACCTATCTGCGGAAAATGGCCAATGGCATGTGCGTCGATCTGTGGCGCCGCCGCAGTCTTGAGCAGGCTTGGCTGGATGCGTTGGCGACTCAGCCGGAGCCGGTCACCTCGTCCGCCGAACAACAGGCCATCGTGCTTGAGGCCTTGGGTGAAATCGACGCGATGCTGAGAGAACTGCCTCCCAAGGCGGCTCATGCTTTTGTCATGGCTGTGGCTTGCGAGATGACAGATCAGGAAGTGGCCGACGTTCTGAATGTGTCGTCCCGCATGGTGCGCAAGTATGTCGCGCAGGCCATGCTGTGCTGCATGAAACTCGAAGCGCGGCTGGCTGCCGGACTCCCGGAAAACAAAGGTGAGCCGCCGATGTTGGCGCCCTGCGTGGCGGCGTTATGA
- a CDS encoding response regulator transcription factor, with amino-acid sequence MLEVIVLEDEPVLRHELGEFLEEVGYTPLCVSSLQEFDRDFDASRHHLAVIDVGLPDGSGLDLIQRLRQAGQKLGIVVFSARQTSADRITGLGIGADHYLGKGCDLDELAATLAALVRRLGLQQQPGPGAPVRWMLEVGPRRLHIPGAPAVPLSQQDLMVLRCLMSQPGENISRRQIIEALGADFLDYDQRRLDTQMRRLRRRVEDVSGQTLPVKTLRNSGYCFYEPAEVLS; translated from the coding sequence ATGCTTGAGGTGATCGTTCTAGAAGACGAGCCGGTTTTGCGCCACGAACTGGGCGAATTTTTGGAAGAGGTAGGCTACACGCCGTTATGCGTGTCCAGCCTGCAGGAATTCGACCGCGATTTCGATGCAAGCCGTCATCACTTGGCGGTGATCGACGTTGGCCTGCCGGATGGCAGCGGACTGGATCTGATCCAAAGGCTGCGTCAGGCTGGCCAGAAATTGGGCATCGTGGTGTTCAGTGCGCGGCAGACCAGTGCGGACCGTATAACGGGCCTGGGCATCGGCGCGGACCATTATCTGGGCAAGGGTTGCGACCTGGATGAGCTGGCCGCAACGCTCGCGGCATTGGTACGCCGTCTGGGCCTGCAACAGCAGCCCGGGCCGGGCGCGCCGGTCCGTTGGATGTTGGAAGTGGGCCCACGCCGGCTGCATATTCCCGGCGCGCCCGCTGTGCCGCTGTCGCAACAAGACCTGATGGTGTTGCGCTGCCTGATGAGCCAGCCCGGCGAAAACATCAGCCGCCGTCAGATCATCGAAGCGCTGGGCGCCGACTTCCTGGACTACGACCAGCGCCGCCTGGACACGCAGATGCGCCGGCTGCGGCGGCGCGTCGAAGATGTCAGCGGACAAACGCTGCCGGTCAAGACGCTGCGCAACAGCGGCTACTGCTTTTATGAGCCGGCCGAGGTGCTGTCCTAA
- a CDS encoding FecR domain-containing protein, with product MNMAEPACSEPSHQAMEQAAEWYALLRTGQATAAEQHAWRQWVEGAAEHQQAWSYVERIGRRFAPLQASPDRNAAVTAFRHAAQIAPRRRRQVLLGLAGTLGMGWLGWTAWRQTPLPLMASTWGADHRAGVGETRRITLPDGTEVWLKALSAFNTAYTAKERRLQLLTGEMLIDTGRDPLRPFFIDTAQGRLQALGTRFTVRQDDGGILVAVYEGAVRIDTARSGAAGIVQTGQQARFTADALQPAAAADPAREAWARGVLVADNTTLADVVDELRRYHAGHLGLAPGVAHLRVFGSYPIDDAQRALDMLASVLPIQVRRTLPWWISVEPRG from the coding sequence ATGAACATGGCCGAACCGGCGTGTTCAGAGCCTTCTCATCAGGCCATGGAGCAGGCTGCCGAATGGTATGCGCTGCTGCGCACCGGCCAGGCCACGGCTGCCGAACAGCATGCGTGGCGGCAATGGGTGGAGGGGGCCGCAGAGCATCAGCAGGCGTGGAGCTACGTCGAGCGCATCGGCCGCAGGTTTGCACCGCTGCAAGCCAGCCCGGATCGCAATGCAGCCGTTACCGCGTTTCGCCACGCGGCTCAGATTGCGCCTCGGCGCCGGCGGCAGGTATTGCTGGGGCTGGCTGGGACGCTGGGGATGGGCTGGCTGGGATGGACCGCCTGGCGCCAAACGCCATTGCCGCTGATGGCATCGACCTGGGGCGCGGACCATCGAGCGGGCGTCGGTGAAACGCGCCGGATCACGCTGCCTGACGGCACCGAGGTCTGGCTCAAGGCGTTGAGCGCGTTCAATACCGCCTACACCGCCAAAGAGCGCCGTTTGCAGCTGCTGACGGGGGAAATGCTGATCGATACCGGCCGGGACCCGCTGCGACCATTCTTCATTGATACCGCGCAGGGCCGGTTACAGGCTTTGGGCACCCGCTTTACCGTGCGCCAGGATGACGGCGGGATTCTGGTTGCCGTCTATGAGGGCGCCGTCCGCATTGATACCGCGCGTTCGGGCGCCGCCGGCATCGTGCAAACGGGCCAGCAAGCACGCTTCACTGCCGATGCGCTACAGCCGGCCGCAGCTGCGGACCCTGCGCGGGAGGCTTGGGCCCGTGGTGTGCTGGTGGCTGACAACACCACGCTGGCAGACGTCGTTGACGAACTTCGCCGCTATCATGCGGGCCACTTGGGCCTGGCCCCTGGCGTCGCGCATCTGCGTGTTTTCGGCAGCTATCCCATCGATGATGCGCAACGCGCGCTGGACATGCTTGCGTCGGTGCTGCCCATTCAAGTGCGCCGCACCTTGCCGTGGTGGATAAGCGTCGAGCCGCGGGGCTAG